A window of Nicotiana sylvestris chromosome 8, ASM39365v2, whole genome shotgun sequence genomic DNA:
tcaaatcttcctcatcaggaactatttgatatctccctagttgccttaggactcttagtggtgcatatggctgaatgcttctcaatcccaatagtagtagataactatttgaggttgacatatgtattacttctctcatcgggagccatcccagagtccattcaatttgatttgccgttaaagcctttagatgagatacccatgcttctatcccttctggagcttggtaattttttgttctttcctcatagctctcgatgcaattagctctgttcgacccatactgtatgatcttgggttgttgttggagatgttcaatcacccacatttgcaacaaaattttgcatccttcgaaaaccttcgcccctgatttgcataaagtcaaagcccgataaatatctgacagaatgatggggacaagggtgtgattttctttagtggtgaggatttgcacaatttttgcggtgcgaatatcaattgttcgctctttatttgggaagaccatgactcctagaaaagccaccatgaaagcaaatcgtcggtgtatctgccaagtgtctttgttttgcttattagtaaggcctttctcatgaatttcgaacccatctgactttccaaatctggaatacaaaaagttgaaggaacaacatccattgatgacattgcttttcctaatttgactgctgatgttcagaagaccgaagaatcgatgtattgaaggagcctttgtgaatatcaagctttgatttcttaaacttccgtcaaaaccaacatagccagctacctcctctaatgtaggagtaagctcgaagtcagagaaacggaaaacattgtgaacagggtcccagaaagttactaatgccgtaatcagatcatcccgaggctcaactttcataatgtccgtgagatttcccaaatgcttgacgacccatttttgaccgtcttcgcccaaatcataccaccacatttgaagctgacataaaaattcctccgtacttgtggatgaggggctttgtgtagtgctcattttgtatctgaaatttaattttaataaagtcaaaatttatactaaaatcattttcgaaattttttcttttattttttttaaaaaaaaaaaaaattaaaactatattttttcgaaaattttaaggcaacccattttattccttgcttcttaccatgattttatttaaactggtcaacaagcatgttcgaggcaaatgaatgcacaagtagcaagtaggatgcatcatgatggtcttttaattttttggttcacctgtcctagacagacccaacccctgtgttgagtctccaagggcaaatgcatatgatgcaaatattcgttcctactagggatccggtacatggctgagttattctaagtgtaaaaccttaggttgattgttctaaacctggcttacccaaacggacagtttgagccgaagtgggggtaacgtacagggagcacgaaagtctgcccggcctagttacttgtcccaactccgtcttatttggtatgactttaacagaaaggtgggtcatgcgcacgtgtacaccataaattcagaagactcagaaagaagggggtttcgtagcagttgtatatattcacaattcaaataatattaaagcggtaaaaaaaaacatttggcatattagcatataaacagttgaaaattatatagtaagtaaagccaataaaacagatattttaagctcgaattctttaaaccctgaaccaatggttctgggttaagatAACACttgaatccccagcagagtcgccagagctgtcgcacctcctttttcccgcgcccgcggggcgcgtggggagttttctccaattaaaggacagtcgaaacgggatttgtttatttgtttcagagtcgccacctgggaattttgaggcgtcccaagtcaccaattataatccctgaatcgaggagaatatgactctgtttatttttctgcgaaccaaaaatcctgagtaaggaattctgttaatccggaagaaggtgttaggcatttccgaattccgtggttctagcacggtcgcttaactgtttttattattggcttaatcatcttgattttattaaatatattgatgttatctgattttgctaccgcttatacttatcgtgattaaggacccttattcgaatcgaattacgcgtacgtatattcgtgttacaaatttaaaaatgcggaattgtgtcacgcgtacgtgtacacaataattttttgataatatatttattaagcacattttttcgaaattgtgttgaatcaagaatatttatttttttcttaaatggtGAACCATACAtattgggtttttatgaaattgatttaatgcttttagaaaaatccttttactaaatatttgttcgaaattgcgcgtacgcataacccgaatttttgcttctaaaatataatcagggtacgcgaacgtatccctaattgcgcaaaaatatttgcaatgatattaaggaatttttttaaaaaaatgtttgttatatcacGAAAAATCTTGTTTTAAGATATTCTTTAAACTTTGGAAAGTaaaccacaatttattaaatattgaccattgactataatttccgaatataaatcatattcattccaattattcaaagtcaaaggacagaataaaaatatgattaatactaactttaaaacaaatgtgacatatatatatgccaaagaataaattgcatttgaaaccaaaaataaatgattcataaaggaaggaaatattttccgggaattttcatgattatttaatgcaaattctattttttattaccattgatttaagaagttgccatttgtgtatatacaaatcaacttattctcacatgctcgttttaatcttaatagacctaattatttggtcactttatTTTAGgaaagtagataagcatcaaatttatagaaaaggcgttattatgcaagttaattcaacaaagttaccttacataTAACCTAACTATTTGGCGTAaatattcataacgttttaacatcatgatgagctataccaacttactttactcatatgattatacctgtcatcataccatataataacttataccaacctaaacaaaaaatcatatttgttacaaaatattctactaatgtaacttcttaatcattacattcaactaatggtattatgggatgtaatcaatggcccatttttatgcctcactccctgttttgacaattcacgtatatctataccaatgagatttcggaatagctaacattattacaaaactttatatgaatttcaaaataagacaatttaactcatagctatcaaattgaattcactattagttaactaacataaaaatgaaaattagaactaatgaacttggacaattggaaaataacatttcaattcaagcttcattgacgggtcatgctgaaatctctttccgacttaaaatttaaaagacatatacctgaaaatggaggtagaagaagtaagtttcagcagttacagcagtaacaaattcagtagaatatactgataacacagtaaatctgatcaagaataggattcgaagagcccagattcacagtaagatactttgaaagacacttcagattttaactgaacagtggaatcacataaagttgaacaaattcaacaaaagaacaacatttcagatttcagtttttttttcagtttcaaattcagtttgtttctgatttctgtttttctgttgttgtatatctgtgtgtgtgtgtgtgaatgctcttttgttccttttctgtttctttttcctcttttaaaattctctctttctcactcaaaaattctctcttttttctcacTCAAAAAATTCTGCCCTTTtcaactgtctgtccagctcctgtatttatacagggctggtcctaggcaatttaagtgcttcttggacccccttcttcttttttaaaaaaacagaaaatcccattatgtaaaaccttttccctgattttcagcagcccattatcccttgttccccattagtattattaactaatagcaactaacattacattataatatactagtactaacaccctgtttttactgtttcattcccataagtgcccctgaaatcctaatgttattactgaaaaatcagaaccttcagcaaaacatattctaaaatctgtacagactcagttatctttctgatttacagctaaatcaatcctattaacctcctaaacacaattgtatttgaccaacttttgtaaactggaattcaaactggacattacaacactgaattcagaactaacatcataacagcatatttctgaaattatcaaaatcattcagactggacttaacattaaaccaaaatcaaacacacacaggatcattgtcaatgctgacaatgccctgaaacttttaatgttcagacaataacatatacaacatacatttgaattcactgattcacagacaatcatgatttaattgacgagcattaatcaattgactatttacaacatttgtcaataactaGTCtaaaatagaagcagactgttttagtcaacattttcagaaatgaaaaaattcgtaatataactaatcgacgaacttaatcgagtcgattacacatattgtaaataaccgcaaccaacagaaacaatttacattcggatcaaatagacagaaatgacagaattgatgaaaaattaacaagctattaatacggacaacaatacacgtagaatacacaaaaataaatagaaaaatacctctgaactttaattaaattctgactcgaactcaacttggacttcggattttttttttgtttgaaatcttcatcataatctgaaccgaatccggaagtttggtattttttagggttcttaaaaactcgatttgggatttaaccatttctggtcagattcgagaagaaccaaagatattctaggcacgagggaggccaggagggtaactggtgtgagtttgaaacagatctgggtaaatttttgtttggtccgaatcttcaaaagaagattcgagaagttccgaacggattcgaacctaacaaccaacagatccatacttaggatgactaggggaagccatggtgttaatttggggctgattggtttagatcaagttttcaggccaaccttcgatttaagattcgaagagttgtggcctgattcgaaggaaactaaggttggattcgtgtaggggaggttcaggaggtcctagggtgttaagttggtgaccggcggcgttgatgccgccgggtttcaggcgaaggggaataggggcggctagggttaggggtctgtttggaacgatgatgaacaggagcggagaggggggggtgttcagttaggggctgggtaaggtttgggatttatataggggtagggtggattagtatcgtccgttggatcaattagaatggagggctaggatctattcacttaaccaaacgatgtcgtttggtttaagttgggggacgggttgaaccgggtcaatggatcgggtaagggtcttgggttcgggtgatgagatcttggccgttggttggatttaatccaacggcccttgatgagagatgaccaaacgacgtcgtttggttctggctttgaattggaccggacagggctgttttggattgggctgtgaaaGGGAtttaattgatttgggcctggattttaatccaggtccaaatcTTATAACTTGTatgcaattttttattttctgattttattaaaaaaaaatcctaataaaaaaaaaatcaaaattacaataatattaactatAATATAATTTTAACTTCTCAAAAATATATTAATCAATCTACaataattatttaacacatagacaaaacatcaatcaaacactgaaacatttgaaatagaattaatgcatatttttgtgattttatttaaattaacttaattaaatgcgtacttaaatcctagatatacatgagacatgtacttttatttttattttgtttaattataacaaaacaaacattttatggacataaacaaatatttaacaccacgcaaaattcagaaattacacagtaaaagaaatttattttatttttttgatttattttggagtagtttttcgtaaggcaaaaattacgtgctcacaactgGAATTGCAAACGAACAAGCACTCGATGATGCCTTAAAAAATCTCATTGCTCAACAAGTCAGCAATGCTCTCCGAGATTTTACCAGCCAATTGCCAATTGCACCACCAACACCAACTCCGAATCAGAATACTTTGGAAAACCCACGTTCTGGGCTTGTTAACTCAAGCACTGGTGGAACTCCAAGCGAATCTCGCGATGGCGAACCAGGTAACATAGTTAATTcttatttacaaaatttagttctaaccttgcagaagcagctcaaggagcaaagcgatcgcatagagcaaatacctggagtGCCACTTGTAATCAAAGGAATAGACATGGATAggtactcacaacaaccatggaagcctagtgctgctctaGTGCCGATAccgaagaagttcaaaatgcctgatattccaaagtatgatggcacaactgatccacgagaccacgtgatTGTCTTCACAACTGGTGTGAAAGGCAACGATTTAACCAaaaaagaaattgaatcagtgttGGTCAagaaattcggtgaaacactcaccaatggagcattaacatggtattccctTTTACCCTCAAATTCTATAAATGcttttgttgagcttgcagattcttttatcaaAGCGCATTCAGAAtctcaaaaagttgaaaaaagaatggaagatattttcaaaatcaagcaaggagattcagagctgcttagagagttcgtggatatgttccagcgtgaaagaatgacgttaccatgcgtacctgataactgggtGGCTATGGCCTTTGCCAGTAATTTGAATGTAAAAAGCtcagaagccacgagacgactcaaggaaagtctgcGTGAATTTCCAGTAACAACCtagaatgatgtttacaacagataCAACACGAAGCTGAGAAAAGAAGAAGACACTATCTCCCGATCTCAGAAAGAggaaaaggtaagttcgagacgtTCAGAAACAGAAAAAAGGTCTGGTAAAAATAGATACGAACCATATATGGGCCCAATAGGTAAAGACTCACGATCAAAGTAGGATAATTCAATGTATGATCACAGATCGAGAAATAGAGTGTCGGGTTCATCATCAAGGTTTGGAAACGATCGAAACACACGAGAAAttcgagatgatgatagaaacttgGAGGCAAGATTTGGTGGTTATAATTTTAATGTCAGCACTTCATAGTTAGTAGAGGTATTAAGAGGCATgagagataaggtacggtggtcaaaagaaatgagatcaaatccaaacaggcgcaaccctgatcactggtgcgaatttcacaacgatcatggTCATAAAACGGCAAATTGTAGATTATTACAAGGTGAAGTTGACCATCTATTAAAGCAAGGGCATCTCACCgaattatttagtgagaaaggtaagcaagcatacatgAAGAACATGCAGGAGTCCCCTAAAACTCCTTCTCCAAAAAGGAACGTCAATGTTATAAGCGGGGGCGAGGAAATCAATGGCGTGACGTATATCGCAGCTAATAAGGTCTCTAAAGTTACAATCACCCATAGGAAGCGGATTCGACATGTGTTGGAGGAAGAAAGTATTACATTTGATAATGCAGATGCGGATGGCGTGTTAACTCCACATAAAGATGCATtggtaatatctctacttgtacatgatactaatgtaaaacgagttttgattgatccaggtagttccgtgaacattattctgCTAAGAGTACTACACGAGATGCAAGCCGAAGATAAACtagtaccaaaggcgcatactttgTCTGGATTCGACTATTCCAGTGTTGTGATGAAAGGGGAGGTAACACTTACTACATTCGCAGAAGGGgttgtcaaagatacaaaatTTCAGGTAGTAGAGATGGAAATGGCTTACTATATGATTCTCGGGAGACCGTGGATCCACGAGATGGATGCCGTTCCGTCTaccttacatcaagttattaaatttccatcaccatggggaatacgTCAAATCTATGAGGATCAACAGACATCCTGGAACATCAACTCCATAGCAGATTCAAATACGAGAaacgaagaaaaatagcagttATAGAATCCAGTTGAGGATACCACAACACAAGCCTTAACTGAACAAGGGTGAACAGATGTGGACTCAAGGCCCGATTCCATTCAAGAACTagaggaaaatgaaaatatcaaaacaaaaattgaagaactggaggctgTAGAGTTATTTACACAATGGTCTGAAAGGAAAGTCTATGTTGGGGCCAACCTAAGCCACgacatgaaaggtaagttgattgaatttttaaaaactaacgtggattgttttgcctggtcccaTTCTGATATGACAAGGATACCACCAGAAGTAATGACCCACAagttaaatgaagacccatcatacccacccatcaaataaaagaagagaaagcaggggattttcaaaaatcaggtgattcaagatgaggttcaaaaactattaaaaattgggtctatccgcgaggtaaagtatcctaattggttagccaatactgttttAGTACCGAAAAAGAATGGCAAATggtgagtttgtgtagattacacagaccttaacaaagcttgtcctaaagattcttttccattaccacatatagatcaactaattgatgctactgatGGACATGAgttgttaagctttttagatgcgtaTTAAGGGTATaaccagatcaaaatggatcccctagatgaagaaaaaacttcatttataatagacatagggacttactgttataaagtaatgcctttggtctcaaaaatgctggtgcaacgTATCAAAGATTGGTGACCAAAATGTTCctagaacatttaggaaaaaatATGGAGGTCTACATAGATGGTATGCTCGTTAAAACTCAACATTCAGGAGACCATATATCGCACTTGACTGATACGTTTCAGATTTTGCGAAAATTCAATATGAAACtaaatcccgagaaatgtgcattcggcgtttcctcaggtaagtttttgggttttcttgtttctaaccgtggtattgaagtaaatcccgcgcagattaaagccattgaagaaattgttgacatgcttacaagtaaaaaagaagtgcagaggtcgacaggaagaattgcagccttggggagatttatttctaaatcatcagaaaagtATTTTAAATTCTTTCggctcttaaaaagcaagatcagttcGAATGGACTGAGGAGTGTCAACAAGCACTCAAAATCTTGAAGACAGACCTGTCAAAACCGCAGTTGCTCGTATAACCAAAGGTTGGGGAAATATTACTCATCTATCTTGCTGTCTTAGAGGTAGCGGTGAGTGCTGCTTTAGTTCGTgcagaccaaggtaaacaatccccaATTTATTATGTCAGTAAATCATTATTAGATGCGGAGATGAggtatcctcaattagaaaagcttgcacttgcactaatcatggcatctagaaaactgaggctttattttcaatgtcaccctattgccgtagtaactgcttatccattgcgcaatatattacacaagcatgagttgtcaggtaggttagccaaatgggctatagaattaagtgaatatgacatcacaTACCGGCCCAGAACCGcgataaaatctcaagtgttagcagattttttggttgattttttccaaggaatgcaattagaagcagaaaaagaattacaggtgttcaacGGATCTAATCCAGGAATTTGGACCTTTTttactgatggctcatctaatgtgAAGGGGGACGACTTaggaattgttttggtaccacatacgggtgaaaccattcgacaaaccattaaatgtcattctataactaacaatgaggcagagtatgaaactatgattgcaggtttagaactggcacgagaactcggcattaaTCAGATTTtaatcaaaagcgattcacaGCTTGTAGTTAACCAAATGCCGGGGAATATTACagccagggaagcacgaatgcaGCAGTACTTAGAGAAGGTACATGATTTGGTTAggcaatttcaaacctggaaagtCACGCAGATACCAAGAGATGAAAATGTCGAGGCAGATGCCCTAGCCAATCTCGCATCTGCGGTAGACGTGGCGAGTAATGAAAATGCCTCcgtaattcatttgtttcatttagtactcgatccagacaaaaatgaggtaaatttcaataacttaacctgggattggaggagcGAGATTGTTgtttttttgcagtatggtaccatCCCTGAAGACAAGAAAAAAGCTCACGCACTTCGAAAAAAGGCTACTCGATATTGTTTAAAGCAAGacaatctttatcgaaaaatgttcggtggtcccttagcaagatggcTCGTGCCTTCTCAAATAGAATATGTAATGAGAGAgatacacgaggggcattgtggaaatcacgcaggagggagatcactggtaagaaccatgattagagcaggttattattggcctaaaatggaagaggaaaaggagaatttcgtggctaaatgtgataaatgccaaagataCAATAATAACATGCATAGACCGGCTGAGTTgctacatccggtcattgcaccgtGACCTTTTATGAAATGAGGGATAGATATCGTGGGTcgactaccacaagcaaaaggacaggtaaaataCTTGCTTGTACTCACTGACtacttcactaaatgggtagaaccAAGAGTATTTAAGCAGGTGCGAGAAAAAGAAGTCCGAGATTTTATTTGgagaaatatcatatgtcgattcggggtaccaaaggaaatcgtgtgtgataatgtcCCCCAATTCATAGGCgcacaaatcacagaattttttcaaagttggcagatcaagAGGATTACATCCACGCCTTATCATCCgatgggtaatggacaagcaTAATCAACAAATGAAGTCATtgtcaacaatttgaagaaacgATTGGAAGAATCTAAAGGTAATGGGACAGAATTGTTACCTGGTATTTTATGGGCGTAccgcacaacaacaaaaacaagcaCATGCGAAACATCGTTCTCATTGGTATGTGGAGttgaagctttaattccagttgaaatagtgGAGCCAAGCACGAGGTACACGCAAGCGTCAGACGAATCCAATGAAGAAGAAATGCGCATAaaccttgatttacttgaaggaaaaagggaagctgcactaataagaatgacagcacaaaagcaagtcatggaacgatattacaatcgaagagcACGActaagatacttcaagattggggacttcatactcaagaaagtttttcaatccacgaaggcggccaatgtgggtaaattaagtccaaccTGAGAAGGACCCTACAAAATTCATGgtattgcgggaaaaggagcatacgagctggaaacaatggatggaaAGATATTACCTTAACATTGGAATGTCGTTCacttgaagagatactatttttaaggagtacccacggtcaggtatcctcattttaaaattttatttttgaattgttaaaattttactaacgattttagatgataggcaaaaagctagcccaTACTAAATGATGAATCATGACCTGCAAGGCGcgtggaataaattaaaattcccggtctagggttacacttattctgatagaaattgatacgggttaagcagtcttcatctataatcgtaccTCTGAGTCTAGTGTGTTTTATTCCTTTACAGGAAGAGGACCAAACAACAAGTGCTCGAGACTTTatcttcaaagctcaaacacttgggggactatataatatatatagacatatgtataaagaaggcaaagaagattgggaAATAATCAAAGTCCAAGCCTGAAAAGTTTACTCATTgaatgagtcaagtgcagagcaaaATCCAATGAAAGTCAAAGAaagtcacgagctaaggccaaagcaAAACCTTATCATAGTTAGGTTAAAGGGAATGTACTGAAACGAGTTATAAATGGAAACCTTatgtttttgaaattttttgaaatcTGTTGTAAGGAAAACAGTTACGAAAAAGTTATAGAAgttatttaaatacatgtaaagtgttatttaaaacttgacaaagttcaaataaaaacttgtcaaagttatttcaagaaacatgtgtattcctatttctatTTTCGTatattaacaccattatgaagttgaggcgtcttcttcattaagtgtcgaatataaaagggccctcttttataaaattcactATTGATTCAAGCATTCATGGAGCTAAAAAAGCATTTTGCAAAATAAAAAGTGCAACTATTGAataagtccttcaaatataaaggCAAGAATGAGCAAAACATAAGTTCAAAAGTAACtacaaaaacttcttaatattaaaaagtttagactaagtatgaacttagtcataaactaaTAGTTACTTATACAAAATGCCCCGAAAAAGGTCTGGGGACTTAATGCTTTCAAAACCCTCAAAAGGACCAAGGGTTGTA
This region includes:
- the LOC104216431 gene encoding uncharacterized protein, whose protein sequence is MRSNPNRRNPDHWCEFHNDHGHKTANCRLLQGEVDHLLKQGHLTELFSEKGKQAYMKNMQESPKTPSPKRNVNVISGGEEINGVTYIAANKVSKVTITHRKRIRHVLEEESITFDNADADGVLTPHKDALVISLLVHDTNVKRVLIDPGSSVNIILLRVLHEMQAEDKLVPKAHTLSGFDYSSVVMKGEVTLTTFAEGVVKDTKFQVVEMEMAYYMILGRPWIHEMDAVPSTLHQVIKFPSPWGIRQIYEDQQTSWNINSIADSNTRNEEK